One region of Cyanobium sp. M30B3 genomic DNA includes:
- a CDS encoding HAMP domain-containing histidine kinase has protein sequence MESPLVQRDPGFSWPNPLARLNPLPAASGAPPNPPPRTATPRPPTPALQLIQQEAERMGTLVSDLLDLARNDSGRLHLRCRPLHADDVLLELHERLAAQAAGRLHLQLAATPEPPVAHADPHRLQQCLTALVDNALLYSDGPVILTASSGPAGELVLHVIDRGPGVLPAEREAIFGRFVRGSAGLASPHRGSGIGLSVVRLLLEAMGGRVQVADHPGGGADFQLVLAGGG, from the coding sequence GTGGAGAGCCCGCTGGTTCAGCGGGATCCAGGCTTCTCTTGGCCCAACCCCCTCGCCAGGCTCAATCCCCTGCCGGCCGCGAGCGGAGCCCCGCCGAATCCTCCACCACGAACTGCAACGCCGCGGCCCCCAACCCCCGCCCTGCAGCTGATCCAGCAGGAGGCCGAGCGCATGGGCACGTTGGTGAGCGACCTGCTCGACCTGGCCCGCAACGACTCCGGCCGCCTGCACCTGCGCTGCCGCCCCCTCCATGCCGACGACGTGCTGCTCGAACTGCACGAGCGCCTCGCCGCCCAGGCCGCCGGCCGCCTCCATCTCCAGCTGGCCGCCACCCCCGAGCCGCCCGTCGCCCACGCCGACCCCCACCGCCTGCAGCAGTGCCTCACCGCCCTGGTGGACAACGCCCTGCTCTACAGCGACGGCCCGGTGATCCTCACCGCCAGCAGCGGCCCAGCCGGTGAGCTGGTGCTGCACGTGATCGACCGCGGCCCCGGCGTGCTGCCAGCCGAGCGCGAGGCGATCTTTGGGCGGTTCGTGCGCGGCAGCGCCGGCCTGGCCAGCCCCCACCGCGGCAGCGGCATCGGCCTCTCAGTGGTGCGTCTGCTACTCGAGGCCATGGGCGGCCGCGTGCAGGTGGCCGACCACCCCGGCGGCGGGGCTGACTTTCAGTTGGTGTTGGCGGGTGGGGGGTGA
- a CDS encoding DUF2887 domain-containing protein: MKTDHWFYGLFQSAPDLVALLLPQGGSAAPSLGPDAPGNALYRFEAPELKAANHRLDGAFWPRSGDVGTPEQPVVLLEVQMQGKPGFKHRLGAQSLRFLQLHPQVQHLDVVVLVPHRRLNLGPALLPKPLQAFMDCVVWLSLEELGQQADLDPLLSLLTLPVRPEAELQASSQQILERRPDLLSAVQTILLERLPLLTREDLMEFATIPAKDLRHTRVAQEWIEEGRQEGRQEGRQEGRQEGRQEGEAELAMRQLNRRCGPLSNATAARIKALPLGQLESLAEALLDFSGPADLAAWLAEHSG; encoded by the coding sequence TTGAAAACGGATCACTGGTTCTACGGGCTGTTCCAGAGCGCGCCGGATCTGGTCGCCTTGCTGCTACCGCAGGGTGGCTCTGCAGCACCCTCGCTCGGGCCTGATGCTCCGGGCAATGCGCTTTATCGCTTTGAGGCGCCCGAGCTGAAAGCGGCGAACCATCGGCTCGATGGGGCGTTCTGGCCCAGAAGCGGAGATGTCGGCACGCCTGAGCAGCCGGTGGTGCTGCTGGAGGTGCAGATGCAGGGCAAACCGGGGTTCAAGCATCGGCTCGGCGCTCAGAGCCTTCGCTTTCTGCAGCTCCACCCGCAGGTGCAGCACCTCGACGTGGTGGTGCTGGTGCCGCACCGGCGCCTCAACCTCGGTCCTGCCCTGTTGCCGAAGCCGCTGCAGGCCTTCATGGATTGTGTGGTGTGGCTGAGCCTCGAGGAGCTGGGCCAGCAGGCCGATCTCGATCCCCTGCTCAGCCTGCTCACGCTGCCGGTGCGGCCAGAAGCCGAGCTGCAGGCCAGCTCCCAGCAGATCCTGGAACGCCGCCCGGATCTGCTTTCCGCCGTTCAAACTATCCTTCTGGAGCGGCTTCCCCTACTCACTCGCGAGGACCTCATGGAGTTCGCCACCATTCCAGCCAAAGACCTGCGCCACACCCGCGTCGCCCAGGAGTGGATTGAGGAAGGCCGGCAGGAGGGCCGGCAGGAAGGCCGGCAGGAGGGCCGGCAGGAAGGCCGGCAGGAAGGCGAAGCCGAGCTTGCCATGCGCCAGCTCAACCGCCGCTGCGGCCCCCTCAGCAACGCCACCGCAGCCCGGATCAAGGCGCTGCCGTTGGGGCAGCTGGAGTCCCTGGCCGAAGCACTGCTCGATTTCAGCGGCCCCGCCGACCTGGCCGCCTGGCTGGCCGAGCACAGCGGCTGA
- a CDS encoding Uma2 family endonuclease — protein MTISASPLTSDSSTRFHALVPLRFPSDMRLTPVQFALLCAENRDAVLELASDGQVREMTPTGSETGGRNIELAFQLQRFARSGTTWKAFDSSTGFRLPDDSVLSPDASLVRLDRWQALTSEQRRGFAPLCPDLVVELASPSDEGPRALTSLRSKLTAYQANGARLGWLLIPHEQAVEVWPTSGAPQRFEGLKVLEAGPEFPGLQLQLAEIWGG, from the coding sequence ATGACCATCTCTGCCAGCCCACTCACATCCGATTCATCCACTCGCTTCCATGCTTTGGTGCCGCTGCGGTTTCCCTCCGACATGCGGCTCACGCCCGTGCAGTTTGCCCTCCTGTGTGCCGAGAACCGTGACGCGGTGCTTGAACTCGCCTCCGATGGCCAGGTGCGGGAAATGACGCCCACCGGAAGCGAAACCGGCGGCCGCAACATCGAACTGGCATTCCAGCTGCAGCGCTTCGCCCGATCAGGCACCACCTGGAAAGCGTTTGACAGTTCCACGGGTTTCCGTCTGCCCGACGACTCCGTGCTCAGCCCCGACGCCTCCCTGGTGCGTCTCGATCGCTGGCAAGCCCTCACCTCCGAGCAGCGCCGCGGTTTCGCCCCCCTCTGCCCCGATCTGGTGGTCGAACTGGCCAGCCCCAGCGACGAAGGCCCCCGCGCCCTTACGTCCCTGCGCAGCAAGCTGACCGCCTACCAGGCCAACGGTGCCCGCCTCGGCTGGTTGCTCATTCCCCACGAACAGGCTGTGGAGGTCTGGCCCACCAGCGGCGCCCCCCAGCGCTTCGAAGGTCTGAAGGTGTTGGAAGCCGGCCCGGAATTCCCCGGTCTACAGCTGCAGCTTGCAGAGATCTGGGGGGGGTGA
- a CDS encoding DUF4351 domain-containing protein, which translates to MEFATIPAKDLRHTRVAQEWIEEGRLEGRQEGRLEGEAKVALRQLNRRCGPLSTATTTRIQALPLEQLEALAEALLDFSGPADLAAWLAEHGG; encoded by the coding sequence ATGGAGTTCGCCACCATTCCCGCCAAAGACCTGCGCCACACCCGTGTTGCCCAGGAGTGGATTGAGGAGGGCCGGCTGGAGGGTCGCCAGGAGGGGCGGCTGGAAGGCGAAGCCAAAGTGGCCCTTCGCCAGCTCAACCGCCGCTGTGGCCCCCTCAGTACCGCCACCACGACCCGCATTCAGGCGCTGCCGCTGGAGCAACTGGAGGCCCTGGCCGAGGCACTGCTCGATTTCAGCGGCCCCGCCGACCTGGCGGCCTGGCTGGCCGAGCACGGCGGCTGA
- a CDS encoding ATP-binding protein, which produces MIDEVQYAPGLFRHLKVVVDQERQRNGAIVLTGSQPFALMRNVSESLAGRAAVVNLHGLSLAEILGAAPQSTLPQILLRGSFPELWSQPAIEAGDFHRSYVSTYLERDLRSLQQVGNLQQFERFLRASALRSGQLLNRAELARDVGIAASTAGLWLSVLERSGLVFLLEPWFGNAGKRLSRSPKLYWRDTGLLCWLIGIGTEAELHRSPLVGAVWETFVVGRCADKWRMQPLLARCTSGATAAKKWIWCWSGAAASGWRMPSGASSPAPGMDSACGRWPPSFLRAPWPAPC; this is translated from the coding sequence TTGATCGATGAGGTGCAATACGCCCCCGGGCTGTTCCGGCACCTGAAGGTGGTGGTGGACCAGGAGCGGCAGCGGAACGGGGCGATCGTGCTCACCGGATCGCAGCCCTTTGCCCTGATGCGGAACGTGAGCGAGAGCCTCGCGGGCAGGGCAGCCGTGGTGAATCTCCACGGGCTGAGTCTGGCGGAGATCCTTGGTGCAGCTCCGCAGAGCACATTGCCGCAAATCCTGCTGCGCGGCAGCTTTCCCGAGCTGTGGAGCCAACCGGCCATCGAGGCCGGCGACTTCCACCGCTCCTATGTGAGCACTTACCTGGAGCGGGATCTGCGCAGCCTCCAACAAGTGGGAAACCTGCAGCAATTCGAGCGCTTTCTGCGGGCGAGTGCCCTGCGCTCCGGGCAACTGCTGAACCGGGCAGAGCTGGCCCGGGATGTGGGGATCGCGGCCAGCACGGCCGGGCTGTGGCTTTCGGTGCTGGAGCGCAGCGGCCTGGTGTTTCTGCTGGAACCCTGGTTCGGCAATGCCGGCAAGCGGCTCAGCCGCAGCCCCAAGCTCTACTGGCGCGATACGGGCCTGCTCTGCTGGTTGATCGGGATCGGCACGGAGGCCGAGCTGCACCGCTCTCCCCTGGTGGGCGCGGTGTGGGAAACGTTTGTGGTGGGGAGGTGCGCCGACAAGTGGAGAATGCAGCCTCTGCTGGCACGCTGCACTTCTGGCGCGACCGCAGCAAAGAAGTGGATCTGGTGCTGGAGCGGGGCGGCCGCTTCTGGTTGGCGGATGCCAAGTGGGGCGAGCTCCCCAGCGCCCGGGATGGACTCCGCCTGCGGCAGGTGGCCTCCGAGCTTCCTGCGGGCACCGTGGCCAGCACCGTGCTGA
- a CDS encoding AAA family ATPase, producing MGGWIQRQIEPRLRRLAATRPVVVLTGARQTGKTALCRHLFPDHHYVSLDLPSEAATAEQDPALFLARHPCPC from the coding sequence ATGGGGGGATGGATCCAGCGCCAGATCGAGCCGCGTCTGCGGCGGCTCGCCGCCACCCGCCCCGTGGTGGTGCTCACGGGTGCGCGGCAGACCGGCAAAACAGCCCTGTGCCGGCACCTGTTTCCAGACCACCACTACGTGTCGCTCGACCTGCCCAGCGAGGCGGCGACCGCCGAGCAGGATCCGGCCCTCTTTCTGGCCCGCCACCCCTGCCCCTGTTGA
- a CDS encoding DUF4351 domain-containing protein: MEFATIPAKDLRHTRVAQEWIEEGRQEGRLEGEARGRAAEAAVVTLRQLNRRCAPISDATTARIMALPLGQLESLAEALLDFSGPADLAAWLAEHGA, from the coding sequence ATGGAGTTCGCCACCATTCCCGCCAAAGACCTGCGCCACACCCGTGTTGCCCAGGAGTGGATTGAGGAGGGGCGTCAGGAGGGGCGGCTGGAAGGCGAAGCTCGTGGCCGTGCCGCTGAGGCTGCTGTCGTTACCTTGCGCCAGCTCAACCGTCGCTGCGCCCCCATCAGTGACGCCACCACAGCCCGGATCATGGCGCTGCCGTTGGGGCAGCTGGAGTCCCTGGCCGAGGCACTGCTCGATTTCAGCGGCCCCGCCGACCTGGCGGCCTGGCTGGCCGAGCACGGCGCCTGA
- a CDS encoding MFS transporter, protein MPVEAASSTVPRAPTPPITDAADLRGQARQRLLWSYGLGDAGTGMSASLIGFYLFVFYTSAAGLPPWMAGMVLMVGRLWDGINDPLVGWLSDKTNSRWGPRLPWILGAAIPLGITMAAMWWVPPGGPWLKFTIFILISTLAQSFYTAVNLPYSALAAELTGDVALRTRLNSVRFTGSIIASLVGVVLGGLLLQDHSNPASYLRVGVLVGLIVTVATLACGWGLAPAALHCQRPVREKGTTRRLLGRVAGNSRFVMVLGLYLLLWCGLQIMQTAALIYLPVVVRLPESWSNWILLPFMVSTLVGLWIWNHLSHRRGRIGALKLGAALWIGGCALALLMPPLNEAVSPLGSIDNQLKLALLVTTIVLAGLGASCAYLIPWSLLPDAIDADPEKPAGQYSAWMVLGQKLCISLALLFFGNLLSFSGYDAARGSQQPESALIAIRLCMGLIPAVLVVLGLIVVRRWPHRPPHGP, encoded by the coding sequence ATGCCCGTTGAGGCCGCCAGCAGCACCGTGCCCAGGGCTCCCACCCCGCCCATCACCGACGCCGCCGACCTCAGGGGCCAGGCCAGGCAGCGGCTGCTCTGGTCCTATGGGCTGGGGGATGCCGGCACCGGCATGTCCGCCTCGCTGATCGGCTTCTATCTGTTCGTGTTCTACACCTCCGCCGCAGGACTGCCGCCCTGGATGGCGGGCATGGTGTTGATGGTGGGCCGCCTGTGGGACGGCATCAACGACCCGTTGGTGGGCTGGCTGAGCGACAAGACCAACAGCCGCTGGGGCCCCCGCCTGCCCTGGATCCTGGGGGCAGCCATTCCCCTGGGAATCACCATGGCGGCCATGTGGTGGGTGCCGCCGGGAGGTCCCTGGCTGAAGTTCACGATCTTCATCCTGATCTCCACCCTGGCCCAGAGCTTCTACACGGCGGTGAACCTGCCCTATTCCGCCCTGGCCGCCGAACTCACCGGCGATGTGGCGCTGCGCACCCGGCTCAACTCCGTCCGCTTCACCGGTTCGATCATCGCCAGCCTGGTGGGCGTGGTGCTGGGGGGGCTGCTTCTGCAGGACCACAGCAACCCCGCCAGCTACCTCCGGGTGGGTGTGCTGGTGGGCCTGATCGTGACGGTGGCCACCCTGGCGTGCGGCTGGGGGCTGGCGCCTGCGGCCCTGCACTGCCAGCGGCCGGTGCGCGAGAAGGGCACCACCCGCCGCCTGCTCGGCCGGGTGGCAGGCAACAGCCGCTTCGTGATGGTGCTCGGGCTCTATCTGCTGCTCTGGTGCGGCCTGCAGATCATGCAAACCGCCGCCCTCATCTACCTGCCAGTGGTGGTGCGGCTGCCGGAGAGCTGGAGCAACTGGATCCTCCTGCCCTTCATGGTGAGCACCCTGGTGGGGCTCTGGATCTGGAACCACCTCAGCCACCGCCGCGGCCGCATCGGCGCCCTCAAGCTGGGAGCCGCACTGTGGATCGGCGGCTGCGCCCTGGCCCTGCTGATGCCGCCCTTGAACGAGGCGGTCTCCCCGCTGGGATCGATCGACAACCAGCTCAAGCTGGCGCTGCTGGTGACCACGATCGTGCTGGCAGGCCTGGGGGCCTCCTGCGCCTATCTGATCCCCTGGTCGCTGCTCCCGGATGCCATCGACGCCGATCCGGAAAAGCCAGCCGGCCAGTACAGCGCCTGGATGGTGCTGGGCCAGAAGCTGTGCATCAGCCTTGCCCTGCTGTTCTTCGGCAACCTGCTGAGCTTCAGCGGCTATGACGCCGCCCGGGGCTCTCAGCAGCCGGAGAGTGCCCTGATCGCCATCCGCCTGTGCATGGGGCTGATCCCGGCAGTGCTGGTGGTGCTGGGCCTGATCGTGGTGCGGCGTTGGCCCCATCGCCCCCCCCACGGCCCATGA
- a CDS encoding ABC transporter permease — translation MRPPMWLRRLGASALIGGQAVSAIAQGRINFNDLMQELMEAGPGSFLIVLITALAAGTVFNIQVVAELSKQGANSAVGGLLALGLAREIAPLLTATLLTGKVATAYAAQLGTMKVTEQIDAITMLRTDPVQYLVVPRVLAMVIMAPVQCLLFFWVGIWSGQVSSTFLYSIPPSVFWTSVRIWMEPSDLPAMLVKALVFGLQIAVIACGWGLTTRGGPKEVGTSTTGAVVMILVTVALMDALLTKILFG, via the coding sequence CTGCGGCCACCCATGTGGTTGCGGCGCCTCGGTGCCAGCGCCCTGATCGGCGGACAGGCCGTGAGTGCCATCGCCCAGGGCCGCATCAACTTCAACGATCTGATGCAGGAGCTGATGGAAGCGGGCCCCGGCAGCTTCCTGATCGTGCTGATCACGGCCCTGGCCGCGGGCACCGTGTTCAACATCCAGGTGGTGGCGGAGCTCTCCAAGCAGGGGGCCAATTCCGCCGTGGGCGGGCTGCTGGCCCTGGGGCTGGCCCGGGAGATCGCCCCCCTGCTCACCGCCACCCTGCTCACCGGCAAGGTGGCCACGGCCTATGCGGCCCAGCTGGGCACCATGAAGGTCACCGAGCAGATCGACGCGATCACGATGCTGCGCACCGACCCGGTGCAATACCTGGTGGTGCCCCGGGTGCTGGCGATGGTGATCATGGCCCCGGTGCAGTGCCTGCTGTTCTTCTGGGTGGGGATCTGGTCGGGCCAGGTGAGCAGCACCTTCCTGTACAGCATCCCGCCGAGCGTGTTCTGGACCTCGGTGCGCATCTGGATGGAACCCAGTGATCTGCCGGCGATGCTGGTGAAGGCCCTGGTGTTCGGCCTGCAGATTGCCGTGATCGCCTGTGGCTGGGGTCTCACCACCCGCGGCGGCCCCAAGGAGGTGGGCACCAGCACCACCGGCGCCGTGGTGATGATCCTGGTCACCGTGGCCCTGATGGACGCCCTGCTCACCAAAATCCTGTTTGGCTGA
- a CDS encoding DUF3119 family protein, with translation MTTAPAPAPPPAPESHTLSPHYGVALAVLGLGVACLALQPLWGAAPLLALGVSVFGLFLLLQTTLLRLEFSADALLVRRRDTLLRTFPYGDWKSWRLFWPGLPALFYFREERSIHLLPVLFDPATLQSQLRQRLPHLAADADPQE, from the coding sequence ATGACAACCGCTCCTGCCCCAGCCCCACCCCCAGCCCCTGAGTCCCACACCCTCAGCCCCCACTACGGCGTGGCCCTGGCCGTGCTGGGGCTGGGGGTGGCGTGCCTGGCCCTCCAGCCCCTGTGGGGCGCTGCCCCGCTGCTGGCCCTGGGGGTGAGCGTCTTCGGCCTGTTCCTGCTGCTGCAGACCACCCTGCTGCGCCTGGAGTTCAGCGCCGATGCCCTGCTGGTGCGCCGCCGCGACACCCTGCTGCGCACCTTCCCCTACGGCGACTGGAAGAGCTGGCGCCTGTTCTGGCCAGGCCTGCCCGCGCTGTTCTATTTCCGCGAGGAGCGCAGCATTCACCTGCTGCCAGTGTTGTTTGATCCAGCCACACTGCAGAGCCAGCTCCGCCAGCGGCTCCCGCACCTGGCGGCTGACGCTGATCCACAGGAATGA
- a CDS encoding DUF3086 domain-containing protein, whose translation MTDTPTPPPTPESPADAGAWQALALRELSERREALEREIGELETRRDAIRAEIASSFAGQADSVARRLKGFQDYLVGALQDLAVAAEQVELVPQPLLVQPSPLDAATAGPAPAAQPTAAALPAAGLFAADAELIRERLQGFQGQPDFYADPWKLRRSLEAGAATSLENWFLDQGGRGAQPSSGSRNRNGLVAAAAIAILGELYGEQVQTLVLAGQPERLGEWRRSLQDCLGLGREDFGPSSGIVLFERADALVERADRLEERGELPFIVIDAAEQVVDVAILQFPLWLAFAPGPGELMDEEELY comes from the coding sequence ATGACGGACACACCCACACCGCCCCCCACTCCGGAATCTCCCGCCGACGCGGGCGCCTGGCAGGCACTGGCCCTGCGGGAACTCAGCGAACGCCGCGAGGCGCTCGAGCGCGAGATCGGCGAGCTGGAAACCCGGCGGGACGCCATCCGCGCCGAGATCGCCAGCAGCTTCGCCGGCCAGGCCGACAGCGTGGCCCGCCGGCTGAAGGGATTCCAGGACTACCTGGTGGGAGCCCTGCAGGACCTGGCCGTGGCGGCCGAACAGGTCGAGCTGGTGCCCCAGCCCCTGCTGGTGCAGCCCTCGCCCCTGGATGCCGCCACCGCCGGCCCCGCCCCGGCGGCGCAGCCCACTGCTGCCGCCCTGCCCGCCGCCGGCCTGTTCGCCGCCGATGCCGAGCTGATCCGCGAGCGGCTGCAGGGTTTCCAGGGGCAGCCCGACTTCTACGCCGACCCCTGGAAGCTGCGCCGCAGCCTGGAGGCCGGCGCCGCCACCAGCCTGGAGAACTGGTTTCTCGACCAGGGCGGTCGGGGGGCCCAGCCCAGCAGCGGCAGCCGCAACCGCAACGGCCTGGTGGCCGCGGCCGCGATCGCCATCCTCGGGGAGCTCTACGGCGAGCAGGTGCAGACCCTGGTGCTGGCGGGCCAGCCGGAACGGCTGGGGGAATGGCGGCGCAGCCTGCAGGACTGCCTCGGCCTGGGCCGCGAGGACTTCGGCCCCAGCAGCGGCATCGTGCTGTTCGAGCGGGCGGATGCCCTGGTGGAGCGGGCCGACCGGCTGGAGGAACGGGGCGAGCTGCCCTTCATCGTGATCGACGCCGCCGAGCAGGTGGTGGACGTGGCGATCCTGCAGTTCCCCCTGTGGCTGGCCTTCGCCCCCGGCCCGGGCGAGCTGATGGACGAGGAGGAGTTGTACTGA
- the plsY gene encoding glycerol-3-phosphate 1-O-acyltransferase PlsY, protein MLLPLALLLLGYLLGSIPAGYLAGRWLGGLDIRQEGSGSTGATNVLRVLGKGPALVVFLVDVLKGTAAVLLAKAALEPLGVPLDGTGAASWSTDSWVVGAGLAALAGHIWPVWLGWRGGKAVATALGMLLGLTWPVGLACFGIFLTVLSFSRIVSLSSVVAAVALPLLMLGWFHTQGLGLRWPYLALALLTSALVIWRHRSNLARLLAGTEPRLGGNRPA, encoded by the coding sequence ATGCTCCTGCCCCTCGCCCTGCTGCTCCTCGGCTACCTGCTCGGCTCGATCCCGGCCGGCTACCTGGCCGGCCGCTGGCTTGGGGGCCTCGACATCCGCCAGGAGGGCTCCGGCTCCACCGGTGCCACCAACGTGCTGCGGGTGCTGGGCAAGGGGCCGGCCCTGGTGGTGTTCCTGGTGGATGTGCTCAAGGGCACCGCGGCCGTGCTGCTGGCCAAGGCGGCCCTGGAGCCCCTCGGCGTTCCGCTGGATGGCACCGGCGCTGCCAGCTGGAGTACCGACAGCTGGGTGGTGGGCGCCGGCCTGGCTGCCCTGGCCGGCCACATCTGGCCGGTGTGGCTGGGCTGGCGGGGCGGCAAGGCCGTGGCCACGGCCCTGGGCATGCTGCTCGGCCTCACCTGGCCGGTGGGCCTGGCCTGCTTCGGCATCTTCCTCACCGTGCTCAGCTTCAGCCGCATCGTGTCGCTGTCCAGCGTGGTGGCCGCCGTGGCCCTGCCGCTGCTGATGCTGGGCTGGTTCCACACCCAGGGGCTCGGTCTGCGCTGGCCCTACCTGGCCCTGGCCCTGCTCACCAGTGCCCTGGTGATCTGGCGGCACCGCAGCAACCTGGCCCGGCTGCTGGCGGGCACCGAGCCCAGGCTGGGCGGGAATCGGCCCGCCTGA
- the proC gene encoding pyrroline-5-carboxylate reductase: protein MAQALLLPLLESGQVSRQGVRAAVASRASAERLAALHALAVGTDAALAWQAPVVLLAVKPQQLDAVAAAVPAGCSGLLISVLAGVTLQRLQRLLPAWRCVRAVPNTPALVRQGLTGLAYADSVTPAERDWVQGLFAQVGEVVDLPEPQLDAFLALTSSGPAFLAVVAEAMADGAVAAGLPRALAHRFAHRTLAGTAALLQEQELHPASLKDMVSSPGGTTIAGLRALERQGLRSALIEAVLAAAERSRELA from the coding sequence ATGGCCCAGGCCCTGCTGCTCCCCCTGCTGGAGAGTGGCCAGGTGAGCCGCCAAGGTGTGCGGGCCGCAGTGGCCAGCCGTGCCTCCGCCGAGCGCCTGGCCGCTCTCCATGCCCTGGCGGTGGGTACGGATGCGGCCCTGGCCTGGCAGGCGCCGGTGGTGTTGCTGGCCGTGAAACCCCAGCAGCTCGACGCGGTGGCTGCCGCCGTGCCGGCCGGTTGCTCGGGGCTGTTGATCTCGGTGCTGGCGGGGGTCACGCTGCAGCGCCTGCAGCGTCTGCTGCCGGCCTGGCGTTGCGTGCGGGCGGTGCCCAACACCCCCGCCCTGGTGCGCCAGGGCCTCACGGGCCTCGCCTATGCCGACAGCGTGACCCCCGCGGAGCGGGACTGGGTGCAGGGGCTGTTCGCCCAGGTGGGCGAGGTGGTGGATCTGCCGGAACCCCAGCTCGACGCCTTCCTGGCCCTCACCTCCTCCGGCCCGGCCTTCCTGGCCGTGGTGGCCGAAGCGATGGCCGATGGCGCCGTGGCGGCGGGTCTGCCCCGGGCCCTGGCCCACCGCTTTGCCCACCGCACCCTGGCGGGAACGGCGGCGCTGCTCCAGGAGCAGGAGCTCCATCCCGCCTCCCTCAAGGACATGGTGAGCAGCCCCGGCGGCACCACCATCGCCGGCCTCCGGGCCCTGGAGCGCCAGGGCCTGCGCTCAGCGCTGATCGAGGCGGTGCTGGCGGCGGCGGAACGCAGCCGGGAGCTGGCTTGA
- a CDS encoding cell division protein SepF, which yields MSLFSRLRAVVSGDDYLDGAYDDELDYDGGELDQPASPSPSSRSSALALTSDFSSDDPFAGTNVIGMPGISTSAAEVTLMEPRSFDEMPRAIQALRERKTVILNLTMMEPDQAQRAVDFVAGGTFAIDGHQERVGESIFLFAPSCVTVTTAGGEESASPTVVSRDSDLDQPAAPSPAWSRQDGAL from the coding sequence GTGTCGTTGTTCTCCCGCCTGCGAGCCGTTGTGTCCGGCGATGACTACCTCGACGGCGCCTACGACGACGAACTCGACTACGACGGCGGAGAGCTCGACCAGCCCGCCAGCCCCTCCCCCAGCAGCCGCAGCAGCGCCCTGGCCCTGACCAGCGATTTCAGCAGCGACGACCCCTTCGCCGGCACCAACGTGATCGGCATGCCGGGGATCTCCACCTCCGCCGCTGAGGTCACCCTGATGGAGCCCCGCAGCTTCGACGAGATGCCCCGGGCGATCCAGGCCCTGCGTGAGCGCAAGACCGTGATCCTCAACCTCACGATGATGGAGCCCGATCAGGCCCAGCGCGCCGTGGACTTCGTGGCCGGCGGCACCTTCGCCATCGACGGCCACCAGGAGCGGGTGGGCGAGAGCATCTTCCTGTTCGCCCCCAGCTGCGTCACCGTCACCACCGCTGGTGGTGAGGAATCGGCTTCCCCCACGGTGGTGAGCCGCGACAGCGACCTCGACCAGCCTGCTGCCCCCAGCCCGGCCTGGTCCCGCCAGGACGGCGCCCTCTGA
- a CDS encoding YggS family pyridoxal phosphate-dependent enzyme: MPGITPSRIWPGPAARAPTSTPTGASCLTRPSSEPAPTAGPASAAGPGLQQRLHSLRAALPAGCRLLAVSKGQPADSIRAAVAAGQASFGESRLQEAIAKQAELADLAPLDWHFIGRLQANKVRPVLRHFATLHSLDSLALARRMARIAAEEDLSPAVFCQVKLRPDPAKTGFEAEALRECWPELSALAPLRIQGLMTIAPQGLALHERRALFADCAALARDLGLRELSMGMSGDWPEAAAAGSTWVRIGSGLFGARPHN, translated from the coding sequence ATGCCCGGCATTACGCCGAGCAGAATCTGGCCAGGGCCCGCCGCGAGGGCTCCGACGTCCACGCCCACTGGCGCCAGCTGTTTGACCAGACCTTCATCTGAGCCCGCACCGACCGCCGGGCCTGCCAGCGCGGCTGGCCCTGGCCTGCAGCAGCGTCTGCACAGCCTGAGGGCAGCCCTGCCCGCCGGCTGCCGCCTGCTGGCGGTGAGCAAGGGGCAGCCGGCGGACAGCATCCGGGCTGCCGTGGCCGCTGGCCAGGCAAGTTTCGGCGAGAGCCGCCTGCAGGAGGCGATTGCCAAACAGGCCGAGCTGGCCGACCTGGCCCCGCTCGACTGGCACTTCATCGGCCGGTTGCAGGCCAACAAGGTGCGCCCGGTGCTGCGCCATTTCGCCACGTTGCACTCCCTCGACAGCCTGGCGCTGGCCCGGCGGATGGCGCGCATCGCCGCCGAAGAGGATCTCAGCCCCGCCGTGTTCTGCCAGGTGAAGCTGCGCCCCGACCCGGCCAAGACCGGCTTCGAGGCGGAGGCGCTGCGGGAGTGCTGGCCGGAGCTCAGCGCCCTGGCTCCGCTGCGCATCCAGGGCCTGATGACGATCGCCCCCCAGGGGCTGGCGCTGCATGAGCGCCGGGCCCTGTTCGCTGACTGTGCTGCCCTGGCCAGGGATCTGGGGCTGCGGGAACTCTCGATGGGCATGAGTGGCGACTGGCCGGAGGCCGCGGCTGCCGGCAGCACCTGGGTGCGGATCGGCAGCGGCCTGTTCGGTGCCCGGCCGCACAATTGA